From a region of the Elusimicrobiota bacterium genome:
- a CDS encoding glycoside hydrolase family 2 TIM barrel-domain containing protein has protein sequence MRYPIFATLTLVVVPAWLWAGDIQRPLTRADAAPSQDSLTLAFPGVKGPVPYLKFGKFENLGTPRYRYLITDFKKLASVVGEGIYPNTSALQDPRYKTLLQEGRLKGNHWNFVDTPNAALNFYKWVSTAEDPGVKQFYTSIMLERLGLTEEAIKGYYAVAVHFPKTISYTYFNTPWYVGCASLDRLEQLLRRHPQFDMRWTGGGVTVQNKFDTLTSNDKFSADPGQLVPVRKWKDPSVKNISKLAVIKTVGGPRTQLRQYANHHWQFFVDGKPFVIRGITYSLTPVGLSPDFGTWDVSKDWQLIDTNHNGLNDGFFESYIDKNGNGQQDLDEPAIGDAQLLKDMGVNTLRIYHHIYDKELFRRLHREYGFYFLCGDLLGGYSVGSGASWKEGTDYRNPTQQQTMLNGVRQMVEEYKDEPYILMWVIGNENVYGVANNAKKDPEAFFELVDRAAELIHQLDPTRPVAVANGDILFMDIMRAKCPHVDVIGANVYRGEQGFGRNLFRDIQNLFDRPALVTEYGAPAYGGGFSQAEAEAYQAMYLGNSWEDLEAHMAGYGVGNALGGVLFEFVDEWWKAWGDLPLRVKKEKAAWYDSRAAGYKDLRPENHDPLPQFGGPFLDGWSYEEWFGIVSLGNGQGSPFARTLRPAYFTLKEMWNPSSK, from the coding sequence AAAGGGCCCGTTCCCTACCTGAAATTTGGAAAATTTGAAAACCTGGGCACGCCCCGTTACCGTTATCTCATCACCGATTTCAAGAAACTGGCCAGTGTTGTTGGGGAGGGGATTTATCCCAACACCAGTGCGCTGCAGGACCCACGCTACAAGACGCTCTTGCAGGAAGGCCGCCTGAAAGGAAATCATTGGAATTTTGTCGATACCCCCAATGCGGCACTCAATTTTTATAAATGGGTCTCTACGGCTGAAGATCCCGGGGTGAAACAATTCTATACGTCCATTATGCTGGAACGCCTCGGGTTGACCGAGGAGGCGATTAAAGGGTATTACGCGGTGGCCGTTCATTTCCCGAAAACCATTTCCTACACGTATTTCAACACCCCCTGGTACGTCGGCTGCGCCTCGTTGGACCGGCTGGAACAGCTTCTGCGACGCCATCCCCAGTTCGACATGCGCTGGACCGGCGGCGGGGTCACCGTCCAGAATAAATTTGATACGTTGACCTCCAATGACAAGTTCAGCGCCGATCCAGGTCAGCTGGTGCCGGTCCGGAAGTGGAAAGACCCCTCGGTAAAGAATATTTCCAAACTGGCGGTGATCAAAACCGTGGGCGGTCCGCGGACCCAGTTGAGACAATATGCCAACCATCACTGGCAGTTTTTCGTCGACGGGAAACCGTTTGTCATTCGGGGGATCACCTATTCCCTTACGCCGGTGGGGCTTAGCCCAGACTTCGGGACCTGGGATGTGTCGAAGGATTGGCAGTTGATTGACACCAACCATAACGGTCTAAATGATGGTTTCTTTGAGTCCTATATCGATAAAAATGGAAACGGCCAGCAGGACCTGGACGAACCCGCGATCGGGGATGCCCAGCTGCTGAAAGATATGGGCGTGAACACCTTGCGTATTTACCACCATATCTACGACAAGGAACTTTTCCGCCGTCTTCACCGGGAATACGGGTTCTATTTCTTGTGCGGCGACCTCCTTGGAGGCTATTCGGTGGGCAGTGGGGCCTCCTGGAAAGAGGGAACCGACTACCGGAACCCCACGCAGCAGCAAACCATGCTCAACGGGGTTCGGCAGATGGTGGAGGAATACAAGGACGAACCCTATATTCTGATGTGGGTGATTGGGAATGAAAATGTCTACGGCGTCGCAAACAACGCCAAGAAGGATCCCGAGGCCTTTTTCGAACTGGTGGACCGTGCTGCCGAACTGATCCATCAGTTGGATCCCACCCGTCCCGTCGCCGTGGCGAACGGGGACATTCTGTTCATGGATATTATGAGAGCCAAATGCCCCCATGTTGATGTCATTGGAGCGAATGTTTACCGCGGAGAACAGGGCTTCGGCCGGAATCTCTTCCGGGATATCCAGAATTTGTTCGATAGGCCGGCTCTTGTCACGGAATACGGCGCGCCTGCCTATGGTGGAGGATTCTCCCAGGCCGAAGCAGAAGCCTACCAGGCGATGTACCTTGGCAACAGCTGGGAAGATCTCGAAGCGCATATGGCGGGCTATGGCGTCGGCAATGCGCTGGGGGGCGTCCTGTTTGAATTCGTCGACGAATGGTGGAAAGCCTGGGGTGATCTGCCCTTAAGAGTCAAGAAGGAAAAAGCAGCGTGGTATGATTCCCGCGCCGCGGGTTATAAAGACCTGCGGCCGGAGAACCATGACCCCCTTCCCCAGTTCGGCGGCCCGTTCCTGGACGGCTGGAGCTATGAAGAATGGTTCGGCATCGTCAGCCTGGGAAATGGCCAAGGCAGTCCCTTCGCGCGCACCCTTCGACCGGCCTATTTCACTTTGAAGGAGATGTGGAATCCTTCCTCCAAATGA
- a CDS encoding MFS transporter — translation MSGSTAVEITPQDRVPVSQKVIYGVGSLANNLLAAAIGCMTIVLNLGLKMDPAKIGLIMAFSKLTDACIDPVMGYISDHSSFKWGRRRPFIFVGALLAGTIFAMMWQLPSGHSQNFYFWFFLIGTNIFYMAYTIYAAPFIGLGYEMTADYHERTRIQAYANVIGQIAWMLIPWFWYIMSNKDYFPDSVTGARKLAIGVGGTVAILGILPAFFCKEPFYKIAVKEESKDTNTSCRLVEGLLHHATSFFTGVWVALKNVRFLKLVFATFLVFNGFQIVAGLSSYTIIYYLFAGDQNFGGKYMGWFGTFSSICTFCLIPVVAWAATRIGKKKAFIISTVLAILGYAIKWPCYVPGSSQAVVTVSIPLIFTHWDLTFAKGAVNWIFLSAPLISFGFAGLFTTVCSMIADVCDQDELENGHRREATFGAIYWWMVKLGMALALAISGYLLNFTGFNVEFGSQQTPSTLLLLRVFEIGVTIIAYILAIVVMSTYDLTQERACEIRRELEKRRGKTASVA, via the coding sequence ATGAGCGGATCAACGGCCGTTGAAATTACCCCCCAGGATCGAGTTCCCGTTTCCCAAAAAGTGATCTATGGTGTTGGGTCTCTCGCCAACAATCTGCTGGCGGCTGCCATCGGCTGCATGACCATCGTTCTCAACCTTGGCTTGAAGATGGATCCTGCCAAAATCGGATTGATCATGGCTTTCTCCAAACTGACCGATGCCTGTATCGATCCGGTCATGGGATATATTTCCGACCACTCCTCTTTCAAATGGGGTAGACGCCGGCCTTTCATTTTTGTCGGGGCGCTTTTGGCTGGCACCATCTTCGCGATGATGTGGCAGCTGCCATCCGGCCACAGCCAGAATTTCTATTTTTGGTTCTTTCTGATTGGCACCAATATTTTTTATATGGCTTATACCATCTACGCCGCGCCGTTCATCGGGTTGGGTTATGAGATGACGGCGGATTATCATGAGCGCACACGGATTCAGGCTTACGCCAATGTCATTGGACAGATCGCTTGGATGCTGATCCCCTGGTTCTGGTACATCATGAGTAACAAAGACTATTTCCCGGACAGCGTGACGGGCGCACGCAAGTTGGCGATCGGGGTGGGCGGCACTGTCGCAATCCTGGGAATACTCCCAGCTTTCTTCTGCAAGGAGCCTTTCTATAAGATCGCCGTAAAGGAGGAATCCAAAGACACAAACACATCCTGCAGACTTGTGGAAGGGCTGCTGCATCATGCGACCAGCTTTTTTACGGGTGTCTGGGTCGCCCTGAAGAACGTTCGTTTCTTGAAGCTGGTCTTCGCCACCTTCCTGGTTTTCAACGGATTCCAGATCGTTGCAGGACTGAGTTCTTACACGATCATTTACTACCTATTCGCGGGAGACCAAAACTTCGGAGGTAAGTACATGGGGTGGTTTGGAACGTTTTCCTCCATCTGTACGTTCTGCCTCATCCCGGTTGTTGCATGGGCAGCGACCCGAATTGGAAAAAAGAAGGCATTTATCATATCCACGGTTCTCGCCATCTTGGGCTATGCCATCAAGTGGCCGTGCTATGTCCCCGGGTCCTCCCAGGCAGTAGTCACCGTATCTATCCCGTTAATTTTTACGCACTGGGATCTGACATTTGCGAAAGGAGCCGTGAACTGGATTTTCCTTTCAGCGCCTCTCATAAGTTTTGGTTTTGCTGGACTCTTTACAACCGTCTGCTCCATGATTGCGGATGTTTGTGATCAGGATGAACTGGAGAACGGTCATCGACGTGAGGCGACGTTCGGAGCCATTTACTGGTGGATGGTGAAGCTCGGCATGGCTCTGGCGCTGGCTATTTCAGGCTATCTGCTGAACTTCACCGGATTTAATGTGGAGTTTGGCAGCCAACAAACCCCTTCAACGCTGCTCCTTCTCCGGGTATTCGAGATCGGCGTTACGATTATTGCCTACATCCTGGCTATTGTTGTGATGTCGACTTACGACCTGACACAGGAAAGAGCCTGCGAAATTCGCCGGGAGCTGGAGAAACGACGCGGCAAAACAGCCAGCGTTGCCTGA